A window of Pyrobaculum aerophilum str. IM2 contains these coding sequences:
- a CDS encoding 50S ribosomal protein L16, whose product MPVRPARCYKRIKGPPYTREEYIHGAPMIQIPKFDMGTTSAAARTAFTMTAKLVVEERGQIRMQALEAARQMASKYLTKYVGDANYYLRLNVVPHHVLRENRMLAMAGADRLQEGMRLAFGSPAGRAARVEPGQVLFYAEFKPEHLPHIKEALRRAASKLPLPTRIVIEPKGNGGNKTVT is encoded by the coding sequence ATGCCAGTTAGGCCGGCGAGGTGTTACAAACGCATTAAAGGCCCTCCATACACTAGAGAGGAGTACATCCACGGCGCCCCCATGATTCAAATTCCTAAGTTCGACATGGGCACAACCAGCGCCGCTGCGCGGACGGCCTTTACCATGACGGCAAAGCTAGTAGTAGAGGAGAGGGGCCAGATCAGAATGCAGGCGTTAGAGGCAGCGAGGCAAATGGCGTCTAAATACTTAACAAAATACGTAGGCGACGCCAATTATTACTTAAGGCTTAACGTCGTCCCCCACCACGTCCTCAGGGAGAATAGAATGTTGGCTATGGCGGGGGCGGACCGCCTCCAGGAGGGCATGAGGCTAGCCTTCGGCTCCCCGGCCGGGAGGGCCGCCAGGGTGGAGCCCGGACAAGTGCTTTTCTACGCGGAGTTTAAACCGGAACACCTCCCCCACATTAAAGAGGCGCTGAGGCGCGCCGCCTCTAAACTGCCGCTACCCACTCGGATTGTTATTGAGCCAAAGGGCAATGGAGGCAACAAGACAGTTACATAA